The Pungitius pungitius chromosome 21, fPunPun2.1, whole genome shotgun sequence genome includes the window atttaaaatcttAAATGTCTTAAAAATCTGATGAACCGATCTTCGTCTTGCCAATTTGGACCATTTTGAAAGAACATCCAGAGTAGTcctatttgatcattttattcGTGCCAGAACCTTACTGAAATACCACATTAAAGTCACCTAACAAGGATTCATGTTAGACGCATAATCAAGCACATgttggaatttaaaaaatgaaatgtacgGCCAAATCACAAATGCCCTTAATAATTACTTCTAAATCACAATCTAAATAAATGCGCTACCACTTGTCACAATAACCACAGTTATTAATCTGCACCGGTCTGGTCACAGCTCATATTAAAGAtgcatttgttcatttgtttgatgCCATTCTttgcttaaaatacatttagtctAAATGTCAGCAAACTGACAATCTGCTGGCTGCTGCTTCATGTCAGTTTGAGATCAAACCTGCATTAATCGACGTTGTCATTAAAAttgaactttgtgtgtgtgttttttttttttttgcaggctaACTGTGACTTGAGGCGGCAGGTAGATGAGCAGCAGAAGATGTTGGAGCGTTACAAGGAGCGGCTCAACAAGTGTGGGACCATGAGCAAGAAGCTTCTTATTGAGAAAGTGAGagtaaaaatatacacacacatgttaatTTAACAGGGAACTGCTCGTGTTTTGCTTTTGAAGCGTGCATGCCCAGTTTTCAATtcccccttcttctttttccccgcAGTCAAAGCAGGAGAAGATGGCTTGCAGGGACAAGAGCATGCAGGATCGTCTGCGTCTGGGCCACTTCACCACCGTACGGCACGGAGCCTCCTTCACCGAGCAGTGGACCGACGGATATGCCTTCCAGAACCTCATCAAGTCAGCGCGCAAATGGGCACGAACAAATGTTTACTTTTTGTTCAATCTGCATGCAAGTATGTTCACAGTTGTGCGTGTTTTAGGCAGCAGGAGCGAGTCAACACGCAGCGGGAGGACATTGAGAGGCAGAGGAAGTTGCTGGGAAAGAGGAAACCTCCCTCTATGGCCCAGACGCCTCCAGCCAGCCTGGAACAGAACAAACGAAAGAGCAGGAGCAACGGGCAGGAGAGTGAAGCGTAAGATCACAGATGATGGCTGAATTACTTCAAAGAGCAGATATTTCATGCAGCTCGCCCCCTAAGTACAGAAGAATCTAGGAATGAATTGTTGCGGTGTATCCTGACTTTAATTGATTTCCATAATggctaatgtaattattttaaaacatatGCTGGTTATAAGTaattacatacacacactttgcGCTTTATCTCAACAGCAGAATTTGCCAATTGACACAAAATCTGAAACCTTTTTCTTCGGACAAGTCGGACGTATATGGGGCTGTAATAAGGAGACTTTATATTTGCTTATTTTTCAACTCTCTGAAGTAAACTTGTATCATGCAAGGTTTTCTCACTCTCACTTGCTGACCCGGTTATAAAGTTATATTTTACAAACTGTTGCCACTTTATCTCACTCAGGTTGTCACTGGCAGAATATCATGAGCAAGAGGAGATTTTTAAACTTCGAATCGGTTATCTCAAAAAGGTACAAGTTCAAAGCAGCTTTTTTCTGGGTTGGGGGTTTGTGTGCAGCCAAGACATGCACTGTATTGCTCTTACCTGTTTCCATTAATCATGGGCTGCTGTaaatgacaggtgtgtgtgtgtggtcgtgtGCAGGAAGAAGCTGAGATGCAGGCTGAACTGGAGCATTTGGAGCGAGTGAGAAACCTGCACATTCGGGAGCTGAAGAGAATCCATAACGAGGACAACTCGCAGTATGTATCGTCTCAGTTTAACACGGCTTTCACAAGTTCTGTAGTTTGCTTCTATTTAAGGAACACAGTTTAAAGAAGACAAGCGTTTTAAGAAAGTCTTCTTCTTTAGATTTAAAGACCAGCCTACGCTGAATGAGCGATATCTGCTATTGCATTTACTGGGAAGAGGTGGCTTTAGTGAAGTTTTTAAGGTAAGGTAACTTTGTCTCTctacttttgtttctttgagtACCAGATTATGATCTTTCATTTTATCTAAACTTTCTATCGAAGTCTTTTGGAGTGATTGTGATGAGACTCAACAATGTGTATCCAGTAAACATCTGCTGATAAAGTGTCCACTGTAACTTACTGGTTCTAGTACAGCTCTCGGACATATTGgttatgtgtgttttgtttttggcagGCTTTTGATTTGACAGAGCAAAGGTATGTGGCCATTAAAATCCATCAACTAAACAAGaactggagggaggagaagaagcacaaCTACCACAAGTGAGTGCACCGCCGTTCATCTTTGCATCATTGGAAATGTATCCATCTAAGATTTCACTTAGTGGACCTTCCTGCTGttatttgtgatgtttttaaaaaatgaccaaaTTGTTAATGCCTTTTCAGACATGCCTGTAGAGAGTACAGAATCCACAAAGAACTCGACCACCCTAGAATCGTGAAACTCTACGACTATTTTTCACTCGACACGGATTCGTAAGTTAATCTTTCTACATATGAATGTCAAAAGTGCAAACCTGTATGTGTCTCCTTTTTTAAGTTGATGAAAACTTCCCGAATGATCCCTTGGATTACCACACGCAGGTTCTGCACAGTGCTGGAGTACTGTGAAGGCAATGACCTGGACTTCTACTTGAAGCAGAATAAGCTGATGAGCGAGAAGGAGGGCCGCTCTATCGTCATGCAGATTGTCAACGCCCTCAAGTACCTCAACCAAATTCGCCCACCCATCATCCACTACGACCTCAAGCCCGGTATTTGCCATAGAATAGTAAATATACAGTAATATACAAACAGAATTTGCCACTTATTGAGCAGTGGTTGACTCCAACCAATCCAGTGTGATGTGCCCTCGAAACCAATGATTAGTCGCCCATGTGTGTTACGTAATTGTTGAATGTGGGGAGTATTCAGTGCAGAGATCGGTGTCCTATATGGGTCCCTTCAAACATGCATGTTAACAGTTGAGGCAGAAAgatcggattgtagccatgtgaTGTGAATCAATATTTGTATTCAATTCCTCAGAAAAGCCCGTCTACAATCTGTAATGTTACATGTTCCTGTTTTTTAGGAAACATCCTGTTAGTTAACGGCACAGCTTGTGGAGAGATAAAAATTACTGACTTTGGCCTGTCCAAGATCATGGATGATGACAGCTACAACTCTACAGATGGCATGGAGCTCACCTCTCAAGGAGCAGGAACCTACTGGTACATGGAGACACGTTTCACTGCATTCAGCAACCAAGCCACTAATATGGCTTCATAGGTTTATAGGCCTTGACTTTTGATGCAAATGTTGCCAATTTGAATTCACTtagaaaattgtgcagagatcTTGTTTCAATTTGACGTTGTTCTTGTGTGACTTGCAGGTATCTTCCTCCGGAGTGCTTTGTGGTGGGGAAGGAGCCCCCCAAAATATCCAACAAAGTAGATGTTTGGTCAGTAGGAGTCATCTTCTATCAAAGCTTATATGGACGCAAGGTAACCACCTGCCTGCATTCTTTAACAGGGATTTTGTTGTTAGATTTTTGTCAACCGTCTCCCTTTTGTCTTATCACAGCCTTTTGGTCACAACCAGTCACAGCAGGACATCCTTCAAGAAAACACCATACTAAAAGCCACTGAGGTGCAATTTCCCCCCAAACCTGTGGTGACTGCAGAAGCAAAGGTCTGGTGCTCGTTTCTCTTGAACAAAAGTCATCTCTCACTCAGGGTTACTATGCTAAAAGTAGAATGGGTCCAGAAATAATTCCCCCTCGTTTTCACTTCACAGGCCTTCATCAGACGTTGCCTGGCTTATCACAAGGAGGGCCGTGTGGATGTGCTGCAGTTGGCCAGCGACCCCTTCCTAATGCCCCACATTCGCAAAGCCCTGGCCAGCAGCACGCCTCAGGCCCCCCCGCTTCCCTCCACCTCCGGCTGCTACGGCAGCAGTGCCTCCAACTGAAACCGTAATGAAGCCACGCCGAGACATTAACACACTTGATCAAACGCCTCCTTTGGTCAATGGATTGGAAGCTGGCAGAAAGCATGATGGGATGTAGGTAAAAGCGTCGATGGAACCAAAAAGATGGATGCCGTGGTGATAGAAATGAATTGTGCCCACCACAATCATGCAAGTGCTAAAGATGAAGGGCCAGTGTGTGGATGTGGGCTCCGTAGAACCCAAAGATGTGCCCATATGCATGCACTAACAAAAACCTTTCTTACCTGATGATAAGTCTGCCCCAGTTACTATAAGAATAGTAAAAGCACCCAGAAAATTGCACAAGCGACAGGCTGAGAAGTACAGTATGTGTGGGAAATCTATTAGAAGTATTACATCACCTCATTCTGCTTAAAAGGCGTCGTCTATCAAGAGTTTGCCAGAACTAAAGTGGTAGTTTCAAATATGTATCCCCACAGGCTGGAATGAGGGACTTTTTGGAAGGGCTCATGCAGATGATAAGGAATTACTGATGACCAAAGTTGAAGGTCTACCTTGTTGGCCGTGGCACTATTAGAGGTCTATAAATGActaaatattttactggataACTGGAAGTCGGCTTATTTTAATTAAGTCCCTATTTTTCCAAGAAATGTACTCCCTCTAATGTTTTTGTTAACATTATAGGGGGCCGGCTGACTGAGTGCTGTAATGAGTTAAGATtatacagaaataaatatgaaaccATTAAAAATGTTGACTAACTTTgctgggtttttttggggggggtgagaggagtGGACATTAGGTACATTTAttgcaaattaaaatatttaagagTTGCACTGGTATTTTCACCACCATTGTTTGATTCATTCAATGCTATTGGTATATGCATTTCAATTTAAGCTCTTCAGActttttcagtgtgaaatattttatttcctcaaatcccactatttttttaatgtccattgtgtctaaaacaaacaaacatgttatgGTGCCGAGTGTGAACACAAAGGAGATGTATTGGTGTATATTTAAAGTGCCAAACGTGATGACTGCATTCGAGGTGAATGAAATACTAAACTGTGAGGCTATTACAAATCCGACCATGATCATAATTATCACATCCAACTCTTGCAGCTCAAGTAATTGGGACATTGCAGTGCGGTGTGTTTAACGCTACGTCAGCGTTTCAGAAAAAGCCAAATAGTAAATAGCTGGCAGAGGCAGGCGATAAAAAGAAATTAAGAGAAGCACGAGTTATTGTATCATCCTGGTATCTGAGGAAGAGGTGATAACAAATAAGTCATTAATACTTCCAAAGTGGGCCCTCAATTCATTAACTCGACATTGTACAAGATGCTAAATTAACTGCTTTATAACGtgtaaaaacacagacaatCTGGACCAAAGATCTACAACATTACTTCATCACACAAaaccatttattttcctttggcAAGTAAGAAGACTCGCGCAACATCCATCCACAAGAGAAGCATATGCTAAATCTCAAAGGCATTGTCCAGAAAGTCTTATCTGTTGTAGAACTGTGAGGTCACCCAAGCCAGTCCCCACTTCAGGTTGGTGAGCATAAACTTGAGCGCCTTAGTCCACTGCTCCTCGGAGTTGAATTGCGTTTTGATGGAGTAGGAGCCACCGCTGCCACCTGTGTCCTCGATCTTGCCCTTCTCCACATCCATCCTGAGGCATGGAATGAGACAATAACTTTTTAACTTTGACCGAAGAAAGAATGGGGGTTTCGGCAGTTTGTGGgcttacatgtgtgtgtgaagcaccAGTGCAGAATCGGTGTAGTGTGAATTTCTCAATTGGACTCTTGGCTTTATATTGCAAATCACAAAAATAAGTGATGTTCAAAAGGTCCCGCTTTATTAATTAAAACTTTTTTAGAGCCAATATTTCCTGAATGTCTTATTTGCCCCTACAGCATCTTCAAAGCAGAAAATGATCGAGCCCGGATAAATTGAAGTAATGGTTAACAATGTGCTTTTGAACTTCATTAATATTTACAACTCGCCTTCCAATCCAAACTTTCAGAATGTGCACAATGCGTTCCAAGTATCTGACCTGTATGGGAGACAGAAGCCAGTGTCTCCTTTTTCCACCTCCTCTTTGAATTGCTGGACACAGTCCAGAAAAGCCACCATGGCGTGGTCGAATTTATTGTCCCAGAAGAACCTCAGGCCACCTGAGCAGTACAGAGGAAGTTCCTggacaaacaagacaaaaagcAGAATTGGGGCCTTGAGTTCATATATGATGTGAGAGCTGtgtttgaaaatatattgtatgtaataaatatatgtattacCTTGGACTTGTCGGTCAGTGACTCTAAGTACGAGTGGTTTCCATACGGGACGAGACGATACCTGAAGAGAGAAAAGTGCTATTTGAGCATCATTTTGCCCTGAATATTTTCAATAAACATTAattatgaagaaaaacacaaatgtgcacCTCTGGAAGCGCAGTCCCATTTTATTGGCCAGagcgtgcagcagcagcactgtctGCCCCCAGGCGGCGTTAATCTCATTCCACTCCACTGGGACGCTGGGAAGTCGACCCAGGCGGAAGTTGTTTATGGTTCCAAACTGGCCGCTGTGCCTGGGCGAGAACAGAGACAAAAGAATTCACATTGACTCCTCTTTGTCCCGGAGGCCTATATTAAATATTGGCCACGTCATGGTTAGTTGTTTGGTTGACATAAATAGAAAGTGATTCATTCTTAGCGTGGCATACCAGATGTGAAAAGTGGCGTTGAAGACGTTTGTCTTTTTCAGACGATCTAGCTGAATCTGGCAGTAACGCATCTGGTTGTCAACACTCTTCAGCTCGTCATCCAGCTCCAGCTGCTGCCGCTTAAACTCGCTGTACTCCTTCTGGTACCTTTTGGCACAAAGCAGCGGGAAGACACTGAGCTGTGTGCTGGGGGTCTCATTTGTGTCACTGTCAGACATCACCACGAACGCCTTTGGTCACTCACTGTAGCTCCTCTGTGTCCAGCTGCTGAGAGTGGACCCTGCTCTGGTTCAGCTCCTGGGACACAGcagccctctgctcctccaccgtctccagctcctggaccagaacctcctcctcctcgttcagCTGACGCAGCTCTGCCAGCAgggtctcctctccctccacctgcAGGTGTGACAGCAGCTCAAGGCACTGCCTGAAAATACATTCACATATAGGGGTTATTACACACCCGTTCTGGCCCTAGGTTAGGCATTAAGAATATTTGTTGTGCACCAGGCTGACTTGTAATTCTGGCATTCGTTCTCCGTGATGTTGAGCTGCGTGTCCAGGTGATCAAGGAGCGTGTCAGTGCATTCCTCACACAGCGGGTGGTCCACGTCCGTCTGGCCCGACATGATGTCAAACAGGTCACTGGTCACCTGGGTGGGGTGGAATCAGAGCCACGATGAGTCCACCGAAACAGACTGCTTTGAAAAGCCACCTACTTGTCTGATACACTAGCCAAAACCGTAGGAGCAGAGGAAACTGACACAATCAAGTTATATTACAAGTTGGCTTTACCTTCAGTCTACGACTAAGATTTTCCATGGTGCCCCCATCTGATGCTTCTCCAATCAGTGTGAAGCTGTTGGCGCTCTCAGTTGACATCATCCTGTAGGGCGGGAATAAGTAGCACCCGTGAACTCATTTGACAAGACATATTAACTAGGAGATAATCAACACATGACAAATGATCAGTTTAGGATTGAAGACTTGAGCGCTCACCGTGCAGGAGGGATGTATTTCCTTGACACTCCATCTTGCTTGTTCTCTGCAAAGGTctcctgaaagaaaagaaaaaagttgtggctttaaataaatagtttttatgtcttGGATCTTCCAAAAGTCTTGCAGATTTTtctaaaagacaacaaaaatgCCTGTGGTTCAATCAAATCAGCTTACAGCTGGAGTTTTACATATTTCTTTGCAAATTCACAGAATAATTCTGGACTAACCAACTCTACATTACTGCATGTATATTCTGCTGTACCAACCTCTGGTGCGGTTTCTCCCACATTCCTGTCAGCCTGTTTGCTGGGAGTCACTGTGACCAACGGAGCTGAGGAGCAGAGATGACAGTTCACTACACTACATCCCCCAAACGCATAGGTGATTTATATCTCCTGGGTATACATACCGATGAGTTCCTGGAATGTAACCCGGTCGAGCACGTTGAAAGATGTGTCCAGTTTAAGCGGCTGACAGCACCGCTGACACACGAAGCTGACCTGCATGGTTGTGCTCGACGACTTGGAGCCCTCCATTGCTACAACAATACGTAGAGACATTAGTAGCACTCTGTAAATAACCAATATTTAGAGATTGGCACGAATGACAGCTTGGCTGCCGACGtgtatgtttttaaaagttaacATCACAGATTACAGTTTTCTtgctagttaacgttagctgctaAATTCGAAGCTAGCTTTGTAGCTAGCTTGTGTGTGACTTAATAAATAGAAGATGCACGTAAAAAATAGACTCACTGTTGCTTGTGAGAAATTGAAACTATTGCATAATAATCCGGATTTGAGTGCTTACAAAATTAGAAATCACTTTTAATATTTTAGAGTGACTGTTGCATTCTTGCACCTCGGGACTTCTCTTTCCACTTCCTTGTTGTTATTTACGGCGGATGTGACGTCAAATTTAAAGCGTCAGAGCATGGCTCCCCTCAATCCTTGTTTTCCCACCTTCGTTTGTTTACTTTATTCttccaacaacacaaacaatcaATTCCCCCCTTTCCCCCGCGAATAGGATCATGAAAAAATGTCTTCGTGGGGACACTTTATTGTAGTGTGTAGTTCACTTTCCATCCTGATGGGCGGCGCTGTAACAATTGCTCCAAAACGCAATTTAACAAATGCAGAAGAAGACAATAGTTGCGGGAAAACTGAAGCGAAAGGATGCTGTGTTGTTAAATCTCAACTGTAAGAAAACAAGGTAAATTTGGATAATGGAACAGCAGAAGTTTTACAACTAGCCGGTGCTATTTCCAAACATGTTGTAAACCCTTTGTTGTCAACCCTTTGAGTCTTCTTCCGCAGAAATATTCGTGTTgattttcagaaattcaggaaCGCGAGGTTACAGCTAAAGTTGTGTAATGTTAACCTCCCAACAACAAACCATGGCAGCTAATGTGACGATAGCCCGTCTCGTGTTTAGCTAACTgcgttttttttgctttagctTATTTTTGTCTGGCTCAGGGGATGACACTACAACCCGAACGATGTGTCATCGTCAAATTTTATTTTACTTGGTCTTGACTTTACCGTGGCAGTGTTTGTCATATTTATAGATAGTCCACCATTCTCCAACAATATGACATCTCAAAGCTGCTGGTGTCCACGATGTCAGCAAATGTaaacaattag containing:
- the LOC119212745 gene encoding serine/threonine-protein kinase tousled-like 2 isoform X2, giving the protein MMEGLHSQAISLDPRRQELLEARFTGVGVAKSSANSESSNQSLCSAGSLSDKELETPEKKSNDQRCRKRKGDIYDSNSPGKGRGQKISDYFEFQQGSPSSTGSAHTDSSSCSSVKTAPTHLCSHKAIQSELTLLKLTALEKGKNSDLEKKEGRIDDLLRANCDLRRQVDEQQKMLERYKERLNKCGTMSKKLLIEKSKQEKMACRDKSMQDRLRLGHFTTVRHGASFTEQWTDGYAFQNLIKQQERVNTQREDIERQRKLLGKRKPPSMAQTPPASLEQNKRKSRSNGQESEALSLAEYHEQEEIFKLRIGYLKKEEAEMQAELEHLERVRNLHIRELKRIHNEDNSQFKDQPTLNERYLLLHLLGRGGFSEVFKAFDLTEQRYVAIKIHQLNKNWREEKKHNYHKHACREYRIHKELDHPRIVKLYDYFSLDTDSFCTVLEYCEGNDLDFYLKQNKLMSEKEGRSIVMQIVNALKYLNQIRPPIIHYDLKPGNILLVNGTACGEIKITDFGLSKIMDDDSYNSTDGMELTSQGAGTYWYLPPECFVVGKEPPKISNKVDVWSVGVIFYQSLYGRKPFGHNQSQQDILQENTILKATEVQFPPKPVVTAEAKAFIRRCLAYHKEGRVDVLQLASDPFLMPHIRKALASSTPQAPPLPSTSGCYGSSASN
- the LOC119212745 gene encoding serine/threonine-protein kinase tousled-like 2 isoform X1 — protein: MMEGLHSQAISLDPRRQELLEARFTGVGVAKSSANSESSNQSLCSAGSLSDKELETPEKKSNDQRCRKRKGDIYDSNSPGKGRGQKISDYFEFAGSSGSGTSPARGVPMLVRSSPQHSLSNPLFQQGSPSSTGSAHTDSSSCSSVKTAPTHLCSHKAIQSELTLLKLTALEKGKNSDLEKKEGRIDDLLRANCDLRRQVDEQQKMLERYKERLNKCGTMSKKLLIEKSKQEKMACRDKSMQDRLRLGHFTTVRHGASFTEQWTDGYAFQNLIKQQERVNTQREDIERQRKLLGKRKPPSMAQTPPASLEQNKRKSRSNGQESEALSLAEYHEQEEIFKLRIGYLKKEEAEMQAELEHLERVRNLHIRELKRIHNEDNSQFKDQPTLNERYLLLHLLGRGGFSEVFKAFDLTEQRYVAIKIHQLNKNWREEKKHNYHKHACREYRIHKELDHPRIVKLYDYFSLDTDSFCTVLEYCEGNDLDFYLKQNKLMSEKEGRSIVMQIVNALKYLNQIRPPIIHYDLKPGNILLVNGTACGEIKITDFGLSKIMDDDSYNSTDGMELTSQGAGTYWYLPPECFVVGKEPPKISNKVDVWSVGVIFYQSLYGRKPFGHNQSQQDILQENTILKATEVQFPPKPVVTAEAKAFIRRCLAYHKEGRVDVLQLASDPFLMPHIRKALASSTPQAPPLPSTSGCYGSSASN
- the becn1 gene encoding beclin-1, encoding MEGSKSSSTTMQVSFVCQRCCQPLKLDTSFNVLDRVTFQELIAPLVTVTPSKQADRNVGETAPEETFAENKQDGVSRKYIPPARMMSTESANSFTLIGEASDGGTMENLSRRLKVTSDLFDIMSGQTDVDHPLCEECTDTLLDHLDTQLNITENECQNYKQCLELLSHLQVEGEETLLAELRQLNEEEEVLVQELETVEEQRAAVSQELNQSRVHSQQLDTEELQYQKEYSEFKRQQLELDDELKSVDNQMRYCQIQLDRLKKTNVFNATFHIWHSGQFGTINNFRLGRLPSVPVEWNEINAAWGQTVLLLHALANKMGLRFQRYRLVPYGNHSYLESLTDKSKELPLYCSGGLRFFWDNKFDHAMVAFLDCVQQFKEEVEKGDTGFCLPYRMDVEKGKIEDTGGSGGSYSIKTQFNSEEQWTKALKFMLTNLKWGLAWVTSQFYNR